Below is a window of Candidatus Cybelea sp. DNA.
TCGTCGCTACGCCGGCGTCGCGCAGCACCCGCTTCGCGGTCGCTTTGTCGCCCATCAGGGAGATCACCCGCGGCTTCGGTCCGATGAACTCGAGACCGTGATCGGCGCAAATCTCGGCGAAGCGCGCGTTCTCGGCAAGAAAACCATACCCTGGGTGGATCGCGTCGCAGCGGGTGATCAGCGCGGTTGAAATGATGTTGGGAATGTTGAGATAGGAACGCCCCGCGGGACCCGGGCCAACGCAGAACGCCTCGTCCGCTTGCCGGACGTGCATCGATTCGCGGTCAGCTTCGGAAAAGATCGCGACGGTCGAAACACCGAGTTCCTGACACGCGCGATTGATTCGTAGCGCGATCTCGCCGCGATTTGCAATCAGTACCTTACGAAAAATGACGGGATCCTTCTCGCCCCTTTAGCCTCGGGCGATGGAAAAGAGTGGCTGTCCATATTCGACGGGCGCGTCGTCGGCGGCTGCAATCAAAACCAGACGCCCCGAACCCATGCTGTGAATGGGCGTTCGAATTCCGAGCGCCTCAATATAACCCAGCTCTCGATCGCCGTCGAGCTGATCGCCCTCCGCCGGGGCGGGACGTCCCAAATGAAAGATTCCGACAAGGTCCGCCTTGATCGTATCGACGCGCAGCGGCGGCGCCTCGGAGGAATGACCGTCGGCCGAGCCGCGACGCGCGCTCCGGCGCGGCGCGGTAAGTTCGATCTCTTCAACGCCCCGCTGGACACGCAGCCGGACGGCATCCCCTTCGCTCAAGAACGCCGCCAGCGCGCGAACTCGATCGCTGACGCTTGCGGCGTCTGTGCTCGACATCAGGCTATCGCTTTCACGCGGCACCGCGCCGGACCTGGAAAGGCCGCGTTCCCCTAGGCGTGTTACGCCTGCCAGCTCGCTCGAATCGAGCGCATCGCGCATCGCTGCGAAGCGATCGTCGAGCTCGGCAAGCGGAACGAGCACGAACGCCCGCTCGGCCAGGTGCTCGTGCGGCAGACGCAGATTCGCCTCGGAAACCGTCAGGTCGTCGAAGAGTAGAAGGTCGAGATCGATCACGCGCGGACCCCATCGTTCGGCGGGCGCGCGTCCCAACCGCCGCTCGATCCCGCGCAAGACGTCGAGCAGTTCGTGGGGGCCCGACCCGGTCTCGAGCGAGACGACCGCGTTGAAAAAGTCCGGTTGATCCCGACGCCCCCACGGTTTGGTTCGGTACAGCGCCGAGCTGCGCACGATCGTGCCGTTCTCGCGCAGCGCTTCGCGCGCGCGCTCGAGGTTAGCGGCGCGGTCGCCGAGATTGCTTCCGAGTCCGACGTACGCGAGGTGTGCCGTCACGGCCGATCGCAATGCGGATTGCCGCGCTCAAGCGTAACCGACGGCGTCGCTCCATCGAGAATGGCGGGCTTCGAGATCGTGAGCGTCGCGCGCGCGATGCGGGAATCCTCGAAGACGGTCTCGAGAACCTCGCCCGCGAGGCGCTCGAGCAAAGCAAAAGAGGTGCGTTCGACCACTCCGCTGATACGGCGGCACAGCGCCGCGTAGTCGACCGTCTCGTGGAGGTCGTCGCGGGCCTCGGCGCCGCGCAAGTCGACCTCCACGCTCAACTCCAGCTCGAAGGGTTGGGCGCGGTCGCGTTCGCCGGGCAGCCATCCATGGCGTCCGAGCGCGCGCACGCCGCGCAGTGTTATTCGATCCACTTCGCGGGCCGCCAACCCCGAACGATCGCGTCGGATACCGCGATCGAATCGCGCGCGGCGGCGACGTCGTGTACTCGAACGATGTCGATGCCGGCCGCGATTGCCAGCGCCGTCGTCGCAACCGTACCGTAGACGCGATCGCCGACCGCTCTCCCCGTCAGTCTCCCGATCGTCGATTTTCTCGAAGTGCCGATCATCGTCGGAAAGCCGAGTGCGACCAGACGATCGAGCCGTGCGAGCACGGCGAGATTCTGCTCGGCGTTCTTGCCAAAGCCGATTCCCGGGTCGAGAACGACGCGCTCGGGCGGAATTCCGCGCGCTACCGCGCGCGCGGCGCAGTCTTCGAGATAGCGCAGGACCGCATCGACGACCGGCGCATCGTAGTGCGTCGTGCTTTGATTGTGCATCGCCACGATGGGCATCTCGAGCTCGGCCGCAACGTCGAGAAGCTCTGCCGGAGCTCCCCACACCGAGTTGATCAGGTCGGCCCCAGCGATTCGGGCGGCGCGCGCGACGTCGGGCTTGTACGTGTCGACGGAAATCGGCGCGCTGGGACGAGCGCGGCGCACGGCGTCGATCACCGGAATCACGCGCGCCATCTCCAGGCGTTCGCCGACGGGCTCGTGGCCGGGGCGAGTCGACTCTCCGCCCAGGTCGAGCAGGTCGGCTCCCAGGCGCAGCTGCGACAGGGCGTGCTCCGTGGCCGCAGCTTCGCTTTCGATGCCGTCGCCCGAAAACGAATCGGGCGTGACATTGACGATGCCCATCAAATAGGTTCGTTCCCCCCACCGCAGCTGCGCGTCGCGCAGCTGCACGGAGCCTCTCACACGGACGCGGGTACGAACCACTCGCGAAGCCCCGCGACGATGAACGTCGAGCCCGTTACGACGACGACGTCTTCGATTGCGGCGACACGCCGCGCGACCGTCAACGCTTCGATCGGGTCGGAGACGGCACGCCCCCAGCTTCCGAACGACTCGGCGATCGTCGAAAGGCGCGATGCAGGGATCGCTTTGCGTCCCGCGGTCGAGTACGCAGTAAACGTGAAGGTGGACGGGAGCGTGGAGAGCACCTCGAGGATCCGGCGCGCGTCCTTCGATTCGCCGATCGAGACGACGTAGTGAATGCGGCGCCCGGCAAAACTCTCTTGCAGCGACGCGACGAGTGCTTCGGCTTTCTCAACGTTGTGAGCGATGTCGAAGACCACCGGCGGTCTGCTTGGGACCAGCTCCATGCGCCCCGGAATCGTGAGGGCGGCGAAGCCGCGGCGGATCGCTTCCCGCTCCGGGCGCAGATCGCCGAGGCGTTCCAATACCGCGATCGCCGTCGCTGCATTGGAGCGCTGAAAGATCCCGAGGACCGGAAGCTCGATGGAATACGTGTCGAAGGCCGTTTGCAGATTCAAGACGGCGCCGTGCACGTCGCTCTTTTGGACGCCGATCTTCACGACATCGCGCACGAGCACCACAGGAGCACCCACCTCTGCGGCGTAGCGTTCGATGACCGCACGCGCCGCCTCGGGCACGCTTCCGACGACCAGCGGCACGCCGGGCTTCGCAATGCCGGCCTTTTCCAGCGCGATGGCCTCGAGCGTCGTTCCCAATATCTCCACGTGATCGTAGCCCACGGAGGTAATCGCCGCGATGACCGGCTCGAGCACGTTGGTGCCGTCGAGCCGCCCGCCGAGCCCGACCTCGATCACCGCGACGTCGACCCTCTCCGCGGCAAAATAGGCAAACGCGAGGCCCAGCAGCGTTTCGTAGTACGTCGGCTGCCCGTACTGCGCGATCGTTCGCTCGATCGCCGGCATCGAATCGGCGAGCAGCCGCGCAAAGCGTTCGTTTTCGATCGAGACGCCGTCGATTTGGGCGCGCTCGGTCATCGAGCGAAGGTGCGGCTTGGTGTGCAGGCCGGTGCGCTTACCGGAGGCCTGCAATGCGGATGCGATCATCGTCGCGGTCGATCCCTTGCCGCTCGTGCCGCCGACGTGAATCGTCGGATAAGCGCGGTGCGGGTCGCCGAGATTTCGCAGGAAGGCCTGCATTCGGTCGAGCTTGTACGAGGTTCGCGGCGAGACAACTTCGTCGATCGTGCCGAGCAAATAGCTCTGCGCCGCTTGGAAACTCGTGATTCTGATCACTCGTGCACGGCCTCGTCGTTGAGCAGCTCCAGTGCGTGCGGGATCACCGGCAGCACGATGTCCAGTGCTTCGGCGACCGCTTTTGGACTCCCCGGAAGATTGACGATCAACGTGCGAAGGCGAACGCCGGCCTGCGCGCGCGAGAGTAGCGCCGTCTTCACGTTCGCAAACGATACCATTCGGATCGCTTCGGGGATTCCGGGGACCTCATAGTCGAGAATCGCGGCCGTCGCCTGGGGTGTGCGATCGCGCGACGTGAGCCCCGTTCCGCCGCTGGTGAGCACGAGATCGGCCTTGTTTGCGTCGGCCAGGTCGATGAGTTCGGCCTGCAGCGCGGCGGGCTCGTCGGCCATCACGCGCTCGCGCACGATCTCATAGGCGCCGCCCAGGCGCTCCTTCATCAAGGCAATACACGTGTCGGGGCGCTTGCCCGAGGCGGCACGGTCGGAAAGGACGATCAGCGCGACGCGATTTCTCACCGGGCGTCCTCAGCGGCGCCGGCGGCATCGAAGGAATCCTTACCGCCGGTCTTGCGCAGCAGGCGTACCGCTTCGATCGTTATGCCCCGGTCCAGCGCCTTCGCCATGTCGTAGATCGTCAGCGCCGCGACCGTCGCCGCGACGATCGCCTCCATCTCGACGCCGGTTTGCGCCGTCGTCCTCGCCTCCGCCTCGATCGCAAGCGCGCCGTTCTCCTGCCATGCGAAGCTGACGTCGACGCTGCCCAGCGGGAGCTGATGGGCGAGCGGAATGAGTTCGGCCGTGCGTTTGGCCGCCATGATTCCCGCTATTTGCGCCGCGACGAAGGCGTCGCCTTTTGCCAAGACCGCGTCGCGGATCGCGGCGCGCGCGGCGTCGTTCAAACGCACCAGCGCCTGCGCGCGCGCAAAACGAACCGTCGCCTCTTTACCCGAAACGTCGACCATAGCGATGCTGCCATCGGGCGCGACGTGCGAGAGCTTCATCGTCGCGGCGCGCTCTGAAACCGAACCCAGATCAGGCAGAGCAGCGCGAGCACCCACAAGATCACCATGTGGGTGATGTGATGTGAATGCCCGGCTCCCGACTCCGTAAAGAAATTGATCCTGCCCATCCCGTAGAGAATGCCGAGAATGAAAAAGACGACGGCCAAAACGAGGGCGAGAGCTTTCATGTAATGACCCCCTTTCGTGCGAGCACGAAGCAGACGGAACCCAAGATTACGCAGTACCAGCCGAACGGGCGCAGATCGTTCGAGCGGAAATAACGCGTCAAGAACGCGACGGAAAGATAGGCGGCGATACCCGCTGCGATCCCGCCGGCGATCGCCTGAACGAGCACGAGATGCGCGTCGGGCGCAAAAAGCCTCGGAATCTCCAGCAGCGCGGCCGCACCGATCACCGGCGTTGCGAGCAGAAATGAAAAGCGCGCTGCGTCCTCGTGATCGAGGTCGCAGAGCAATCCCGCAACCATCGAGCTTCCCGAGCGGGAGATGCCCGGAAGCAGCGCCGTTGCTTGCGCGAGCCCGATGAAGAGGCTGGCGGGATAGCTCAGCCGTTCGATCGGCTTAGCGGCGCGCGCGAGGCGCCGTTGTTGAAGACGGCGCAACGCTTCGCCGGCAAACATCACGAGGCCGTTGACGACCAAGAAGAGCGCGGCCGTCGCCGGGTGGGCGAAGAGGCGCCGTACCGGATGCTCGAGTAGGACCCCCAGGATTCCGACCGGGATCGTTCCGACGACCAGAAGCCAGCCAATTCGCTCGTCGCGGTCATCGCTGAGCCTCCCGCGGACGACGCTGCGTACGAGCGAGCGAACGATCGCCGCCCACTGCGCGCGATAAAAGACGAGCAGCGCGAGCGCAGTGCCCAGGTGCAGGACGACGACGAAGGCGAGAAACGATGGGCTCGTGCGATCGATGTTGCGCCACTGCAGCAAGGCCGGTACGAGGATCGTATGACCGAGGCTCGAGACCGGAAAAAGCTCGCTCACGCCCTGCAACAGGGCCAAAACAAACGCTTGGAAGAAGGTCACGGCCCTTGGCGTTTACCCGACGCCGCGCGACGGCCTGCCGCTACCACGCGACAAACTTCACGCTGAAGGTTGCGCTGCCGGCGATCGGTTTGCAGTCGTGCAGCGGCGGATCGTAGCGCGCCTGGCGCGCCATCGAAACGGCGACGAGGTCGAGAGAAGAGTTGCCGGTACTCTGCGCCACGCTGGCGCTGAGCACCTGACCGGTCGCGTCGAGCTGCACCTGCACGCTCGCAAGCCCGCTGGTCGCCTCGGTGCGCGCCTCGGGCGGAATGTTCGGCGGCGGCGGCGTCGCGACGACCGTCGCAGCCGCTTCCGGAGAGGCACAAGCGGCGGTCGCCAGCTTCGGAGGGGCGGTCGCCGGCGGCGGGGTCGGCGCGGGAGTAGCCTTGCCGCGTCCCCCTCCGGGGGGGCCGGCGGAGCCTGCGATCCGAGCGTGCGGCCGCGCAACTGCGCCACGGTGCGGGGCCGGGGTCTGCCTGGGCTTAGGAGGCGGCGGGGTTTGCTTCGCTACCGCTATCGAAGAACGCCGGACGATCGAAACGACCTCGGTTTGGTTCTGAAAATCGGCGTGTGCCGGATGTACGATCAACGCGACGATCGCGTGCAGCAGCAGCGACAGCGCGAAGGCAACGACCAGAAAGCGCCCAGTACGCCTCATCTTGCATGGGGCGCGGAGCAGCTTCTAACCCGGCTAGTCTCCTGGCGTGAAGTCGGCGCGAAAGAGATAGTCGCCCTGCGACGGCGCGCAATCAATCAGCTTCGGAGAGTACGTGGATTCCCGAGCGGCCCGCAGCGCAGCTTGATCGATGGCCATGTTGCTCGAACTCTTGTAGACTTTCGCTCCGAGGAGATTGCCCGACGGTCCGACCGTGACCTCGACCTGCACGGTGACCGCACCGAGCCCGATCTCCTTCGCCGACTCAGGATACTCCGGCTGCACCGGGTTGGTAACCGTCGCTTCGACGTTGGGATTTGCGCAAGAAGGCTTCGGAGTTCCAGGCGGCGCGGTAGCCGCGGCGGGCGCGGGCGTTCCTTGGCCCGACGGGGCGCCTTTTTCGCTTCCGCTGTTTGGTGCGACGTACGCGTTCTCAGTCGAGCTGCTCGACTTGCTGTTGCTCGTCGTCTTCACCACGTTGAGCTTGAGCTTGGGCTGCGGCTGCTTCTGCTGTTTGGGCGGCGGCGTCTTTTCCGGCGGCGGGGTCGGCGTCGGCGGCGGGGTCGGCGTCGGCGGCGGCGGCGTGTGCACGATGACCTTGTGAATCTTCGAAACCGTCACTTCTTCGGTCTTCTGATCTTCCGCGTGCTTGTTGATGTTCGGAAACACCGAGGCCACGCCTAAGTGCACGACCAGTGCGATGACGAAGGCCCAGCCGATGTAGCTGCGGACCCGTTCGCCGGTTGTGATGTAACCGCCGCGATTAGCCATAGACTATTGGGTTGCTCCTGGGGGCGCGCCTTGAACGTGGTTGGCCAGGCCGAAGTCGGTCAGATCGACCTGCTTTGCGGCGTCCATCACTTGAAGGATCGTGCCATAGGTCGCATGCGGATCCGCCTTGACGATCACGCTCTTGAAGCGGTGATCGGTGGCATCCTGCAGCTGCGCGAAGGCGGCCTTCGCGTCCTTGATATCGACCTGGTTCGAGCCGATTTGAATGTGATCTTTCTCGTCGATCATCACCACGATCTGCGAAGGCTGCACCTTATCCTTATTGTAAGCGTCGGGCAGCTTCGGCTCTTTGGTGACCGAGGCCAGAATGATGAAGATAATGAGGAGCACCAACAGCACGTCCGTAAACGGCGTGATGTTGATCGTCGACATTACCTCATCTTCGCCTCCGCCGGTGGAAACGGCCACGTTCTCTTACCCTCCTATCCCTACGACGTAACGAAGCCGACGTCTTCGAGCCCGGACTGTTTGGCGGCGTCAAGGATCCGAATGATGATCCCGTACGGCGCCTTCGCATCGGCGATGATCGAGACATGGTGGTGCGGTTTTTTCTTCGACGCATCGTACATTACTCGATAGATGCCGGTCTCGTCCGTCTTTGTCCCGTCTACGAAGATAACGCCCTTATTGTTGACGTCGACCTCGATGTCGTTGTGGTTCTTCGTTTGGGTCGAGTTATTGGGATTCTTGTTGGGAAGTTCTTTCTCGAAACCCGGCGGCGCGACGAGCGCCGCAAGAATCATGAAGATGATGAGCAGAACCAAGAGGACGTCGGTGAACGGCGTGATGTTGATCTCCGCCATTACCTCCTGATCTTGCTGTGACGATAGAAGCGACACGGTAGTGTCCTGCGATCCTTACTTCGTGCGCGCCCCGGTCGGCTGATACAGCTCGGTCGGGATCGGCGCTCCCGTGTTGTGAAAGTGCAGCATCTCCGCAAGCTGATTTGCCGCGACAATCATCTCTTGGTTATAGTTCTTGATCCGCGACTTGAAGAAGTTGAAGAACACGACCGCGATGACCGCAATGATAAGACCGGTTGCCGTCGTGATCAGCGCTTCGGAGACGCCGGCGGCGACGACGGCCGGAGTCGAGTTGCCCTTCAGAGCGATATCTTGGAACGCGCGGATGATACCGAGCACCGTTCCGAAGAGGCCGACGAAGGGGGCTATGACGGCGATCGTGCCGATGATCGGCAGATTACGCTCGAGCGAGTTGAGGTGCTCCATCAGCGCTATCGAAAGGGCGTCGGTGATGTCGGCACGATTT
It encodes the following:
- the folK gene encoding 2-amino-4-hydroxy-6-hydroxymethyldihydropteridine diphosphokinase, giving the protein MTAHLAYVGLGSNLGDRAANLERAREALRENGTIVRSSALYRTKPWGRRDQPDFFNAVVSLETGSGPHELLDVLRGIERRLGRAPAERWGPRVIDLDLLLFDDLTVSEANLRLPHEHLAERAFVLVPLAELDDRFAAMRDALDSSELAGVTRLGERGLSRSGAVPRESDSLMSSTDAASVSDRVRALAAFLSEGDAVRLRVQRGVEEIELTAPRRSARRGSADGHSSEAPPLRVDTIKADLVGIFHLGRPAPAEGDQLDGDRELGYIEALGIRTPIHSMGSGRLVLIAAADDAPVEYGQPLFSIARG
- the folB gene encoding dihydroneopterin aldolase, whose amino-acid sequence is MDRITLRGVRALGRHGWLPGERDRAQPFELELSVEVDLRGAEARDDLHETVDYAALCRRISGVVERTSFALLERLAGEVLETVFEDSRIARATLTISKPAILDGATPSVTLERGNPHCDRP
- the folP gene encoding dihydropteroate synthase, translating into MRGSVQLRDAQLRWGERTYLMGIVNVTPDSFSGDGIESEAAATEHALSQLRLGADLLDLGGESTRPGHEPVGERLEMARVIPVIDAVRRARPSAPISVDTYKPDVARAARIAGADLINSVWGAPAELLDVAAELEMPIVAMHNQSTTHYDAPVVDAVLRYLEDCAARAVARGIPPERVVLDPGIGFGKNAEQNLAVLARLDRLVALGFPTMIGTSRKSTIGRLTGRAVGDRVYGTVATTALAIAAGIDIVRVHDVAAARDSIAVSDAIVRGWRPAKWIE
- a CDS encoding folylpolyglutamate synthase/dihydrofolate synthase family protein, which produces MIRITSFQAAQSYLLGTIDEVVSPRTSYKLDRMQAFLRNLGDPHRAYPTIHVGGTSGKGSTATMIASALQASGKRTGLHTKPHLRSMTERAQIDGVSIENERFARLLADSMPAIERTIAQYGQPTYYETLLGLAFAYFAAERVDVAVIEVGLGGRLDGTNVLEPVIAAITSVGYDHVEILGTTLEAIALEKAGIAKPGVPLVVGSVPEAARAVIERYAAEVGAPVVLVRDVVKIGVQKSDVHGAVLNLQTAFDTYSIELPVLGIFQRSNAATAIAVLERLGDLRPEREAIRRGFAALTIPGRMELVPSRPPVVFDIAHNVEKAEALVASLQESFAGRRIHYVVSIGESKDARRILEVLSTLPSTFTFTAYSTAGRKAIPASRLSTIAESFGSWGRAVSDPIEALTVARRVAAIEDVVVVTGSTFIVAGLREWFVPASV
- a CDS encoding MogA/MoaB family molybdenum cofactor biosynthesis protein — its product is MRNRVALIVLSDRAASGKRPDTCIALMKERLGGAYEIVRERVMADEPAALQAELIDLADANKADLVLTSGGTGLTSRDRTPQATAAILDYEVPGIPEAIRMVSFANVKTALLSRAQAGVRLRTLIVNLPGSPKAVAEALDIVLPVIPHALELLNDEAVHE
- the moaC gene encoding cyclic pyranopterin monophosphate synthase MoaC, with the translated sequence MKLSHVAPDGSIAMVDVSGKEATVRFARAQALVRLNDAARAAIRDAVLAKGDAFVAAQIAGIMAAKRTAELIPLAHQLPLGSVDVSFAWQENGALAIEAEARTTAQTGVEMEAIVAATVAALTIYDMAKALDRGITIEAVRLLRKTGGKDSFDAAGAAEDAR
- a CDS encoding undecaprenyl-diphosphate phosphatase, giving the protein MTFFQAFVLALLQGVSELFPVSSLGHTILVPALLQWRNIDRTSPSFLAFVVVLHLGTALALLVFYRAQWAAIVRSLVRSVVRGRLSDDRDERIGWLLVVGTIPVGILGVLLEHPVRRLFAHPATAALFLVVNGLVMFAGEALRRLQQRRLARAAKPIERLSYPASLFIGLAQATALLPGISRSGSSMVAGLLCDLDHEDAARFSFLLATPVIGAAALLEIPRLFAPDAHLVLVQAIAGGIAAGIAAYLSVAFLTRYFRSNDLRPFGWYCVILGSVCFVLARKGVIT
- a CDS encoding TonB family protein encodes the protein MRRTGRFLVVAFALSLLLHAIVALIVHPAHADFQNQTEVVSIVRRSSIAVAKQTPPPPKPRQTPAPHRGAVARPHARIAGSAGPPGGGRGKATPAPTPPPATAPPKLATAACASPEAAATVVATPPPPNIPPEARTEATSGLASVQVQLDATGQVLSASVAQSTGNSSLDLVAVSMARQARYDPPLHDCKPIAGSATFSVKFVAW
- a CDS encoding energy transducer TonB, whose protein sequence is MANRGGYITTGERVRSYIGWAFVIALVVHLGVASVFPNINKHAEDQKTEEVTVSKIHKVIVHTPPPPTPTPPPTPTPPPEKTPPPKQQKQPQPKLKLNVVKTTSNSKSSSSTENAYVAPNSGSEKGAPSGQGTPAPAAATAPPGTPKPSCANPNVEATVTNPVQPEYPESAKEIGLGAVTVQVEVTVGPSGNLLGAKVYKSSSNMAIDQAALRAARESTYSPKLIDCAPSQGDYLFRADFTPGD
- a CDS encoding biopolymer transporter ExbD, whose protein sequence is MAVSTGGGEDEVMSTINITPFTDVLLVLLIIFIILASVTKEPKLPDAYNKDKVQPSQIVVMIDEKDHIQIGSNQVDIKDAKAAFAQLQDATDHRFKSVIVKADPHATYGTILQVMDAAKQVDLTDFGLANHVQGAPPGATQ
- a CDS encoding biopolymer transporter ExbD, whose product is MSLLSSQQDQEVMAEINITPFTDVLLVLLIIFMILAALVAPPGFEKELPNKNPNNSTQTKNHNDIEVDVNNKGVIFVDGTKTDETGIYRVMYDASKKKPHHHVSIIADAKAPYGIIIRILDAAKQSGLEDVGFVTS
- a CDS encoding MotA/TolQ/ExbB proton channel family protein — encoded protein: MFSGFLGLMQQGGWDMWLLLLISIVGLAVVIERLVFFQMQHSDTKGLLRQIGAKVSANDLDGAIEICKKNRGMLPRILEFGLRRGEKNRADITDALSIALMEHLNSLERNLPIIGTIAVIAPFVGLFGTVLGIIRAFQDIALKGNSTPAVVAAGVSEALITTATGLIIAVIAVVFFNFFKSRIKNYNQEMIVAANQLAEMLHFHNTGAPIPTELYQPTGARTK